Sequence from the Phaeodactylum tricornutum CCAP 1055/1 chromosome 4, whole genome shotgun sequence genome:
ATCCTAAGGATTTTTCTACTCGCCGTGGTCTTGTCGCACTTGTCAATAAGCGCCGTCGGCTTTTGAACTATCTTTCTCGGGAAGATACGGGACGTTATACGGAATTGGTTGCCAGTCTTGGTGTTCGTCACAAGGCGCCTGGTCTTGTAGAGAGTCGCAATGAGGCATACCGTCAGTTTCCGTCTCAAAAGGCTACCAAAAAGCACCTTGTTACCAAATCCAAGAAAAAGTAAACTCTCTTGTCAACAAACTAGATTTCAGCTTTTTTATGTTGTATGTAGTTCGAAAAGCTCTCAACCTTTTCGCATCCGTCTGTTGTGGCTTTTCATTCAACTGTTTGCAAACAGGATTTTGTTTGCTGCTACATGGATGACTTTACATTAAGAAGCCTAAACAATGAGTCTTACATTATGCATGTTTGTAAGCCCAGCAATAAAGCCACCTTGGTTCCTATCACTTAAACCGCCGGCCCTTTTGGTGACCCGAGGATTGTCAGGTAATGCTTCATCCTGTCCTCGAACTGCATATTTGCATCTTTGACATCAGCACTTTCATTGCGGACATAGAGTTAGGTAGTATAGTTGCTGGTCCATAGCCGTTGTTGCCGACGCTAGTAGCGTACATACATACACATTTGCAAATCAAAACAATATTGATTCCTAACATTTGCAAATCAAAACAATATTGATTCGGACTAGTCGTTCGTGCGCACGGACGTGCGTGTCGCAGGCAAGTCAGCGCCTCCGCGTGACTCGTCCGAAGCACCCGAAATCCATCAACGTGCGTGTTGTCGAGACTGTATGAAATTGCGAAGCGCACCACCATGAGAAGGTCGACACGACCATCACAACATATTCAGCAACAACCTGTATCTTCTTGTATAAGCATTTTAGACAAGGCTCGACTTCAAGTAGATCATGAAGACAGCTTTTCCTCTCACCCTCGCTATCGCTATCGGATCGGCTACTGCATTCGCTCCTTCTCAGAAAGCTTTTGTAGCTTGTAAGTCTATCGGATTCTTTGGTGTTCCGGATCAGAAGCCAACGATACTTACTTTGTGCTCACATCTTTGGTCCGATGATATTACAGCGTCGACGAGCCTTGCTGCTGAAAATACGCGGAAAGAGTTCCTCACACAGGCGGCACTTTTGACGGGAGGGTTCCTTTTCTCCCCCAGCCAAGCCATGGCCGCCAAATACGGAAGTTTCGGTGCCGGATCTCCGGAAGTCTTGGACCCGACCACGGCCGAGATAGACACCGATATTCTGGCCTCTTCAGCCGTGCAGGGCGCTTTGAAAAAGGTGGAAGGATACCGCTCAATTGTTAAGGATATGCAAAAGGCGTTGGAAAGCGACGGCCAGGCGAACCTACGTCCGATTATCATAAAAAATCTTGATTTTGCGAAAATTCGCGATACCATGAACACTCTGAACACTGCCTTTGAAGAGGACACCCAGCGAGGGACCGACCGACTAATTCGTGTCATCTTGCAGGATATAACCGAGTTGGAACAGGCCAACTTACAAAAGGATGGTATCCCTCGCAGTCCCCGTCGACTTGAAAACTTGCAGGGAAAGCTTGTCAAATTGGATCTAGCCTTTGAAGACTACCTTGCCTTTGCCAAGTGACCAACCAATACATATTTTCCTTCGAAAGCTAAGCAAAAATATAGGAT
This genomic interval carries:
- a CDS encoding predicted protein, coding for SKERVDELRAKHRRHEKDTGSPEYQVAGMTERIAYLTKHLQQHPKDFSTRRGLVALVNKRRRLLNYLSREDTGRYTELVASLGVR
- a CDS encoding predicted protein — protein: MKTAFPLTLAIAIGSATAFAPSQKAFVASSTSLAAENTRKEFLTQAALLTGGFLFSPSQAMAAKYGSFGAGSPEVLDPTTAEIDTDILASSAVQGALKKVEGYRSIVKDMQKALESDGQANLRPIIIKNLDFAKIRDTMNTLNTAFEEDTQRGTDRLIRVILQDITELEQANLQKDGIPRSPRRLENLQGKLVKLDLAFEDYLAFAK